In a genomic window of Peptoclostridium acidaminophilum DSM 3953:
- a CDS encoding DUF3343 domain-containing protein → MFNFFKKKTKSEPEMVKQDRGILVFANTSEVIKAENALKNAGWEIRVMGPPPEIRSGCDLVIEFPLIEEMSIVRRLSEINLKPTQIVPVTSVLLEPVSLCQEKEFGKYIMVRAANMKITVDRETLLIVNISGGGCPDVPYLAEQMVSKHLSDAPQPRDIGYTLCAYALQIAYERVKEICLA, encoded by the coding sequence ATGTTTAATTTCTTCAAGAAAAAAACTAAAAGCGAACCAGAGATGGTAAAACAAGATCGCGGAATACTCGTTTTTGCAAATACCAGCGAAGTGATAAAGGCTGAGAATGCATTAAAAAATGCAGGATGGGAGATAAGGGTTATGGGCCCGCCGCCAGAGATACGCAGCGGGTGCGACCTTGTAATAGAGTTTCCTCTTATTGAAGAAATGTCTATAGTAAGAAGGCTTTCGGAAATCAATCTCAAACCCACGCAAATAGTACCTGTTACCAGTGTTTTGTTAGAGCCTGTAAGCCTCTGCCAAGAGAAGGAATTTGGGAAATACATTATGGTAAGGGCGGCAAACATGAAAATAACTGTGGACAGGGAAACTTTGCTTATAGTAAACATATCCGGAGGTGGTTGCCCGGATGTGCCGTATTTGGCAGAGCAGATGGTAAGCAAGCATTTAAGCGACGCACCGCAGCCGCGTGATATCGGCTATACTCTCTGCGCTTACGCTCTTCAGATTGCATACGAAAGGGTGAAGGAAATATGTTTGGCATAA
- a CDS encoding sulfurtransferase TusA family protein, whose product MDERIIDARGLSCPQPVILTINAMKKLGSGELTILVDTDTAKGNVSRAAKAQGWEVKNIQSEGDAYRVILIKA is encoded by the coding sequence ATGGATGAAAGAATTATTGATGCGAGAGGGCTTTCGTGTCCGCAGCCTGTGATACTGACTATAAATGCAATGAAGAAGCTAGGTAGTGGTGAACTGACTATTCTGGTAGATACGGACACAGCAAAGGGAAATGTTAGCCGCGCCGCAAAAGCTCAGGGATGGGAGGTCAAAAATATCCAATCTGAAGGGGATGCTTACAGAGTGATATTAATAAAAGCATAA
- a CDS encoding NAD(P)H-hydrate dehydratase: MFGIIGAIPNEKFPLIAGTVLLEKDRLVIGDENCAISRGTPAMIAAAVETLKYLGKPSPFCFLVGDIGNGKGCIRLYKHLAEHLPETAYATLTFHYFQPYVVSFQQVMDAINTMSVRPTLIADAGFMYVAKMSGLATSFDLFTPDAGELAYLADEEAPHPFYTRGFILDEKNYVPDLIERAYLHNNASHYLLVKGETDYIANRDGIISIVNNPVEEVLEAIGGTGDTLTGIVSALIASGMEISSAATMAARVNRLAGCLAKPTPATQIIDIIRHIPQALEEVLGKEDLQGL, translated from the coding sequence ATGTTTGGCATAATAGGAGCTATTCCAAATGAGAAATTCCCGCTTATAGCTGGAACGGTTTTGTTGGAAAAAGACCGTCTGGTTATTGGAGACGAGAATTGCGCAATAAGCCGTGGTACGCCGGCAATGATAGCAGCGGCTGTCGAAACACTTAAGTATCTTGGCAAGCCAAGTCCCTTTTGTTTTCTGGTTGGAGACATCGGCAATGGGAAAGGCTGCATTCGTCTTTATAAGCATTTAGCAGAGCATCTTCCTGAAACTGCTTATGCTACACTGACGTTCCACTATTTTCAGCCTTATGTAGTTTCGTTTCAGCAGGTTATGGATGCTATCAATACAATGAGCGTCCGTCCAACCTTGATTGCCGATGCCGGATTCATGTACGTTGCAAAAATGAGCGGCCTGGCAACTTCCTTTGATCTGTTCACGCCGGATGCGGGTGAGCTTGCATATCTGGCTGACGAGGAAGCCCCGCATCCTTTCTATACACGCGGATTCATATTGGATGAAAAGAATTACGTACCCGATCTTATAGAAAGAGCGTATCTTCATAACAACGCTTCGCACTATCTCCTGGTCAAAGGGGAAACCGATTATATTGCAAACAGGGATGGAATAATTTCAATAGTAAACAATCCCGTCGAAGAGGTACTTGAAGCCATAGGCGGCACCGGAGATACTCTGACTGGAATTGTTTCAGCATTGATAGCCTCGGGCATGGAAATAAGCTCGGCAGCGACGATGGCTGCCAGGGTTAATAGACTTGCAGGATGCCTTGCAAAGCCAACGCCGGCAACTCAAATAATTGATATAATAAGGCACATTCCGCAAGCTCTTGAAGAAGTATTGGGCAAAGAAGATTTGCAAGGTCTTTAG
- the selD gene encoding selenide, water dikinase SelD — translation MVRAAGUAAKLGPEYLAKALEIIPQVFNKDLLVGYEHSDDAAVYRINSETALILTLDFFTPVVDDPYLFGLISATNSLSDVYAMGGKPLVAMNIVCFPACKDVGILAQILKGGFDKVQESGAILVGGHSVDDNEPKYGLSVCGIVHPGRVLSNSAAKVGDVLVLTKPLGTGIINTGIKAGIVGQQTVDEVVKIMTHLNKYAALAFDDIRVNSATDVTGFGFLGHTMEMARGSDVTIEITVAQIPFIAETEELAKSGIIPAGAYRNRDFVKNDVRMEGIADHISDILYDPQTAGGLLVSVPENDAKALVAKMLAYGSLDARIVGRVIPKADKYVIVR, via the coding sequence ATGGTTCGGGCAGCTGGCTGAGCCGCTAAGCTGGGGCCGGAGTATCTGGCCAAAGCGCTTGAAATAATTCCTCAGGTATTCAACAAGGATCTTTTAGTAGGCTATGAGCACTCAGATGACGCTGCAGTCTATAGGATAAACAGTGAGACGGCACTAATACTGACGCTGGATTTTTTCACACCTGTAGTCGACGACCCCTATCTCTTCGGATTGATTTCAGCCACGAACTCACTCTCTGACGTGTATGCTATGGGCGGCAAGCCACTTGTCGCAATGAATATCGTCTGCTTTCCAGCCTGCAAGGACGTTGGCATATTGGCACAAATTCTAAAAGGCGGCTTTGACAAGGTTCAAGAATCTGGAGCAATTCTTGTGGGGGGCCATTCAGTGGATGACAACGAACCAAAATACGGGCTCTCTGTGTGCGGCATTGTCCATCCAGGCAGAGTGCTCTCAAACTCTGCAGCAAAGGTTGGCGATGTACTTGTGCTCACAAAGCCTCTTGGAACAGGCATAATAAATACAGGAATAAAGGCGGGAATCGTAGGTCAGCAGACAGTCGATGAGGTTGTAAAGATCATGACTCACCTGAACAAGTATGCAGCCCTGGCTTTTGATGATATAAGGGTTAATTCTGCAACGGATGTAACTGGTTTTGGATTCCTAGGACATACTATGGAGATGGCACGGGGCTCTGATGTCACAATTGAAATCACTGTAGCCCAAATACCGTTCATAGCCGAAACAGAGGAGCTTGCAAAATCAGGTATAATTCCAGCAGGAGCATATCGTAACAGGGATTTTGTCAAAAACGATGTCCGTATGGAGGGTATTGCTGATCACATATCCGACATACTCTATGATCCGCAGACAGCCGGAGGACTCTTGGTTTCTGTTCCCGAAAATGACGCCAAAGCTCTTGTAGCGAAGATGCTTGCATACGGCAGCCTTGACGCTAGAATAGTGGGCAGAGTCATACCAAAAGCAGACAAGTATGTTATAGTACGATAG